A portion of the Cryptomeria japonica chromosome 5, Sugi_1.0, whole genome shotgun sequence genome contains these proteins:
- the LOC131039546 gene encoding disease resistance protein RPV1 isoform X1 has product MASTSTTSSYSQFEEFAPSTSASGRSYDVFINHRGPDVKHTLATTLYRMLTNGMGLRVFLDSEELELGDSLPTELQEAIKSASLHIAIFSQNYAQSRWCLDELSFMFRTGTRIVPIFYYTEVADVRYAKGVYAEAFQLYLNKGRYSSEKLKEWKDTLFNVSHNIGYIVNSKEKEDMLLKSITYCVVKEIKKLPFVVAEHPVGLDEIVQDFELTTLQSDRSHQDMQMVGIWGMGGSGKTTLAKKLYNNIYPSMEKASLILDIRDAANKNLLCDKQKKLLEDLGFKGLSVDNVEEGKAILASHLRSIRALIVLDDVDHVDQLNALLPYRGSESLIGSGALIIVTTRELEVLRCWDISSHYKMKPLSAIHAEQLFCWHAFLKSSPQNGFDELVEKFLEACSGLPLSFKVLGGQLYGNVNKDSWKTQLEKISRILPKDIKYKLKISYDALDEEEQEVFLDIACFFVGEKSDLAIEVWIGSGWSGLYSLERLRNKCLVEIDEKNYLVMHDHLRDLGREIANEQSPYRLWSPQQCIKIYNKQNEIGIGGIMASLARVLNNCLWFMIHNEEQIGIGIRGILTTSDEEFDDCSSHAGLMVNTSRGIRVLAPSRLGLRIIEAHGCNLIHVISEASGDLVWLRWFDIGQTNIQSIIPLKKLRVLELCENWRQADHRLLELWVDDCDAPLQLRELIISYCKEFRRFPNSIGRLKQLRKIVLDSTKHLESLPEEFCQLQSLEHLELNSCDGLSSLPNSMGNLRKLRHLSLLGCKKLGRLPDSCKELRLLQHLSLSSCPNVTFMSDIMENMSNLEYLSLTCCYQLEELPRHITNQVSLRELHLEHMWNLREIPVKIDQLNKLQKLCVGGDLLTSLPASLGDLSSLTALEITNSTSMECLPDSLGRLSLLERLEIDDLGVKSLPESISQLTNLESLWICRCPISELDLGVGSFSSSLSKLKTIELSDNDLLSKISISKDCCAGLESLTVEKNRNLTEIKELPSSVRNLVITRCPKLSALPSFAELTSLREFEMIGCYQVKKIEGLNHCRELEALKAYTWWEMPNIESLEYMERLRVLHLTGMRKSVVEGCIQGMEKWPGEIIVSTRAVRNAASLVNSLAIPTLSVVDSCSNVQTERKQGPKLVFEQPTNGNAIIVCFVVRTPGGAQMIGVSGDSFSTLSSYAKVEEGAWVWIGLFTQRSKWYTSNAYEARFSGENGIVEKGLVAMVEEDRVTEVLRRLLAVMEI; this is encoded by the exons ATGGCATCTACTTCTACCACTAGCAGCTACTCACAATTTGAGGAATTTGCACCATCAACATCTGCTTCTGGTAGATCCTATGATGTTTTTATTAATCATCGCGGTCCCGATGTCAAGCACACACTAGCCACTACTCTTTACAGAATGCTTACTAATGGCATGGGACTCAGAGTCTTCCTGGATTCAGAAGAGCTTGAATTGGGGGATTCCTTGCCCACGGAACTACAGGAAGCAATCAAAAGTGCTTCGCTTCATATTGCTATATTCTCACAGAATTATGCACAATCTCGCTGGTGTTTAGATGAGCTGTCATTTATGTTCAGAACAGGCACTAGAATTGTCCCCATCTTCTACTATACCGAAGTTGCAGATGTCCGATATGCAAAAGGAGTCTATGCTGAAGCATTTCAGTTGTACCTAAATAAAGGTAGATACAGCTCTGAAAAGCTTAAGGAGTGGAAGGATACGCTCTTCAATGTTTCACATAACATTGGTTACATCGTTAATAGCAAGGA AAAGGAAGACATGTTGCTGAAGAGTATTACTTATTGTGTTGTGAAAGAAATTAAAAAGTTACCATTCGTGGTCGCAGAACATCCTGTGGGTTTAGATGAAATTGTACAAGATTTTGAATTGACTACACTTCAATCTGACAGAAGTCATCAGGATATGCAAATGGTTGGAATATGGGGCATGGGTGGTTCTGGCAAGACCACTCTTGCTAAAaagttatataataatatatatccaTCTATGGAGAAGGCTAGCCTCATATTAGATATTAGAGATGCTGCTAACAAAAACTTGTTGTGCGATAAGCAGAAAAAGCTTTTGGAGGATCTTGGTTTCAAAGGTTTATCAGTTGACAATGTAGAAGAGGGGAAAGCAATTCTTGCAAGCCACTTGAGATCTATTCGGGCTTTAATTGTTCTGGATGATGTTGATCATGTGGATCAATTGAATGCTTTATTGCCCTATCGAGGATCTGAGAGTTTGATTGGGTCGGGTGCTTTGATTATTGTCACCACAAGAGAATTAGAAGTTCTTAGATGTTGGGACATCTCCTCCCACTATAAAATGAAACCATTGAGTGCAATTCATGCTGAGCAACTTTTTTGTTGGCATGCTTTTTTAAAATCATCTCCACAAAATGGATTTGATGAGCTTGTTGAAAAATTCTTAGAAGCTTGTAGTGGTTTGCCATTGTCTTTCAAAGTCCTTGGTGGGCAGCTGTATGGAAACGTAAACAAAGATTCCTGGAAGACTCAATTGGAGAAGATCTCTAGAATATTACCCAAGGATATCAAATATAAGCTGAAAATAAGTTATGATGCATTAGATGAGGAAGAGCAAGAGGTATTCTTGGATATTGCATGTTTCTTTGTTGGAGAAAAAAGTGATTTGGCAATTGAAGTATGGATTGGATCAGGGTGGAGTGGTTTGTACAGTTTGGAAAGGTTGAGGAATAAATGTCTTGTTGAAATAGATGAGAAAAATTACCTTGTAATGCATGATCATTTAAGAGATTTGGGAAGAGAAATTGCAAATGAGCAATCACCTTACCGACTTTGGTCTCCCCAACAATgtattaaaatttataataaacag AATGAAATAGGCATAGGAGGAATAATGGCCAGCTTAGCTCGAGTATTGAATAACTGTCTCTGGTTTATGATTCATAATGAAGAACAG ATTGGAATAGGTATTCGAGGAATACTAACCACATCTGATGAGGAGTTTGATGATTGCTCGTCGCACGCGGGACTAATGGTTAACACAAGCAGAGGAATTCGGGTCCTGGCGCCTTCTAGACTTGGACTAAGAATTATTGAGGCTCATGGTTGTAATTTAATTCATGTAATTAGCGAAGCATCAGGAGATTTGGTCTGGCTTCGCTGGTTTGATATCGGGCAGACAAATATTCAGTCAATAATTCCACTAAAAAAATTGAGGGTTCTAGAACTATGTGAAAATTGGAGGCAGGCAGATCATCGCTTACTAGAGCTTTGGGTGGATGACTGCGAT GCTCCTTTACAGTTAAGAGAGTTGATTATTTCTTATTGCAAAGAATTCAGAAGGTTTCCAAACTCAATAGGACGCCTCAAGCAATTGAGAAAAATAGTCCTGGATTCGACGAAGCATTTGGAAAGTCTTCCAGAAGAATTCTGCCAACTACAATCGCTGGAGCACCTGGAATTAAACAGTTGTGATGGGTTGTCATCACTACCGAACAGTATGGGTAATTTGAGAAAACTACGGCATCTAAGTTTGTTGGGGTGCAAGAAATTGGGGAGGTTACCAGATTCTTGTAAGGAGTTAAGGCTGCTGCAACATCTGAGCTTATCCAGCTGTCCTAATGTTACCTTTATGTCGGACATTATGGAAAACATGTCAAATCTAGAGTATTTGAGTTTAACATGCTGCTATCAATTGGAAGAGTTGCCTCGTCACATCACAAATCAGGTGTCTTTGAGAGAGCTCCATTTAGAACATATGTGGAACTTAAGGGAGATACCAGTGAAGATTGATCAACTGAACAAGTTACAAAAACTGTGTGTCGGGGGTGATTTATTGACAAGCTTGCCAGCCTCCCTCGGAGATTTGTCTTCCTTGACTGCACTGGAAATTACTAATAGCACCAGCATGGAATGTTTACCAGACTCTTTGGGGCGCCTGAGTCTCTTAGAGAGATTAGAGATAGACGATTTGGGAGTGAAATCTTTACCAGAATCAATTAGTCAGTTGACTAATCTGGAAAGTCTGTGGATATGTCGCTGTCCAATCAGCGAATTGGATCTTGGAGTGGGGTCTTTTAGTTCTTCCTTGTCCAAGCTTAAGACGATAGAACTATCAGATAATGATCTATTGTCCAAGATCTCTATCTCAAAAGACTGTTGCGCTGGCCTTGAGAGTCTCACGGTTGAAAAGAATAGAAATCTAACGGAGATAAAAGAGCTGCCAAGTTCGGTCAGAAATCTAGTTATAACTAGATGCCCCAAGTTGTCTGCGCTTCCCAGTTTTGCAGAATTAACTTCTCTTCGAGAATTTGAAATGATAGGTTGCTACCAAGTTAAGAAAATTGAAGGTTTAAATCATTGCAGAGAATTGGAGGCGCTGAAAGCATATACATGGTGGGAGATGCCGAATATAGAAAGCCTGGAGTACATGGAAAGATTGAGGGTGCTGCATCTCACGGGAATGAGGAAATCAGTTGTTGAAGGTTGCATTCAGGGCATGGAG AAATGGCCTGGCGAAATAATAGTTTCAACGCGAGCAGTGCGTAATGCAGCCTCACTTGTAAATTCCTTAGCCATTCCTACTCTCTCTGTCGTCGACTCCTGCTCTAACGTGCAAACTGAAAGAAAGCAAGGACCTAAATTGGTGTTTGAGCAACCCACCAATGGCAACGCAATTATTGTTTGTTTTGTAGTAAGGACTCCAGGTGGGGCACAGATGATTGGAGTTAGTGGAGATTCATTCAGTACATTATCATCTTATGCGAAGGTGGAGGAAGGGGCATGGGTATGGATAGGTCTGTTCACACAACGTTCTAAATGGTACACATCAAACGCCTACGAGGCACGTTTTTCAGGTGAAAATGGCATAGTGGAGAAAGGATTGGTTGCGATGGTAGAAGAGGATAGAGTTACAGAGGTTCTGCGCCGCCTATTGGCGGTGATGGAAATATGA
- the LOC131039546 gene encoding disease resistance protein RPV1 isoform X3 codes for MFHITLVTSLIARKHPVGLDEIVQDFELTTLQSDRSHQDMQMVGIWGMGGSGKTTLAKKLYNNIYPSMEKASLILDIRDAANKNLLCDKQKKLLEDLGFKGLSVDNVEEGKAILASHLRSIRALIVLDDVDHVDQLNALLPYRGSESLIGSGALIIVTTRELEVLRCWDISSHYKMKPLSAIHAEQLFCWHAFLKSSPQNGFDELVEKFLEACSGLPLSFKVLGGQLYGNVNKDSWKTQLEKISRILPKDIKYKLKISYDALDEEEQEVFLDIACFFVGEKSDLAIEVWIGSGWSGLYSLERLRNKCLVEIDEKNYLVMHDHLRDLGREIANEQSPYRLWSPQQCIKIYNKQNEIGIGGIMASLARVLNNCLWFMIHNEEQIGIGIRGILTTSDEEFDDCSSHAGLMVNTSRGIRVLAPSRLGLRIIEAHGCNLIHVISEASGDLVWLRWFDIGQTNIQSIIPLKKLRVLELCENWRQADHRLLELWVDDCDAPLQLRELIISYCKEFRRFPNSIGRLKQLRKIVLDSTKHLESLPEEFCQLQSLEHLELNSCDGLSSLPNSMGNLRKLRHLSLLGCKKLGRLPDSCKELRLLQHLSLSSCPNVTFMSDIMENMSNLEYLSLTCCYQLEELPRHITNQVSLRELHLEHMWNLREIPVKIDQLNKLQKLCVGGDLLTSLPASLGDLSSLTALEITNSTSMECLPDSLGRLSLLERLEIDDLGVKSLPESISQLTNLESLWICRCPISELDLGVGSFSSSLSKLKTIELSDNDLLSKISISKDCCAGLESLTVEKNRNLTEIKELPSSVRNLVITRCPKLSALPSFAELTSLREFEMIGCYQVKKIEGLNHCRELEALKAYTWWEMPNIESLEYMERLRVLHLTGMRKSVVEGCIQGMEKWPGEIIVSTRAVRNAASLVNSLAIPTLSVVDSCSNVQTERKQGPKLVFEQPTNGNAIIVCFVVRTPGGAQMIGVSGDSFSTLSSYAKVEEGAWVWIGLFTQRSKWYTSNAYEARFSGENGIVEKGLVAMVEEDRVTEVLRRLLAVMEI; via the exons ATGTTTCACATAACATTGGTTACATCGTTAATAGCAAGGA AACATCCTGTGGGTTTAGATGAAATTGTACAAGATTTTGAATTGACTACACTTCAATCTGACAGAAGTCATCAGGATATGCAAATGGTTGGAATATGGGGCATGGGTGGTTCTGGCAAGACCACTCTTGCTAAAaagttatataataatatatatccaTCTATGGAGAAGGCTAGCCTCATATTAGATATTAGAGATGCTGCTAACAAAAACTTGTTGTGCGATAAGCAGAAAAAGCTTTTGGAGGATCTTGGTTTCAAAGGTTTATCAGTTGACAATGTAGAAGAGGGGAAAGCAATTCTTGCAAGCCACTTGAGATCTATTCGGGCTTTAATTGTTCTGGATGATGTTGATCATGTGGATCAATTGAATGCTTTATTGCCCTATCGAGGATCTGAGAGTTTGATTGGGTCGGGTGCTTTGATTATTGTCACCACAAGAGAATTAGAAGTTCTTAGATGTTGGGACATCTCCTCCCACTATAAAATGAAACCATTGAGTGCAATTCATGCTGAGCAACTTTTTTGTTGGCATGCTTTTTTAAAATCATCTCCACAAAATGGATTTGATGAGCTTGTTGAAAAATTCTTAGAAGCTTGTAGTGGTTTGCCATTGTCTTTCAAAGTCCTTGGTGGGCAGCTGTATGGAAACGTAAACAAAGATTCCTGGAAGACTCAATTGGAGAAGATCTCTAGAATATTACCCAAGGATATCAAATATAAGCTGAAAATAAGTTATGATGCATTAGATGAGGAAGAGCAAGAGGTATTCTTGGATATTGCATGTTTCTTTGTTGGAGAAAAAAGTGATTTGGCAATTGAAGTATGGATTGGATCAGGGTGGAGTGGTTTGTACAGTTTGGAAAGGTTGAGGAATAAATGTCTTGTTGAAATAGATGAGAAAAATTACCTTGTAATGCATGATCATTTAAGAGATTTGGGAAGAGAAATTGCAAATGAGCAATCACCTTACCGACTTTGGTCTCCCCAACAATgtattaaaatttataataaacag AATGAAATAGGCATAGGAGGAATAATGGCCAGCTTAGCTCGAGTATTGAATAACTGTCTCTGGTTTATGATTCATAATGAAGAACAG ATTGGAATAGGTATTCGAGGAATACTAACCACATCTGATGAGGAGTTTGATGATTGCTCGTCGCACGCGGGACTAATGGTTAACACAAGCAGAGGAATTCGGGTCCTGGCGCCTTCTAGACTTGGACTAAGAATTATTGAGGCTCATGGTTGTAATTTAATTCATGTAATTAGCGAAGCATCAGGAGATTTGGTCTGGCTTCGCTGGTTTGATATCGGGCAGACAAATATTCAGTCAATAATTCCACTAAAAAAATTGAGGGTTCTAGAACTATGTGAAAATTGGAGGCAGGCAGATCATCGCTTACTAGAGCTTTGGGTGGATGACTGCGAT GCTCCTTTACAGTTAAGAGAGTTGATTATTTCTTATTGCAAAGAATTCAGAAGGTTTCCAAACTCAATAGGACGCCTCAAGCAATTGAGAAAAATAGTCCTGGATTCGACGAAGCATTTGGAAAGTCTTCCAGAAGAATTCTGCCAACTACAATCGCTGGAGCACCTGGAATTAAACAGTTGTGATGGGTTGTCATCACTACCGAACAGTATGGGTAATTTGAGAAAACTACGGCATCTAAGTTTGTTGGGGTGCAAGAAATTGGGGAGGTTACCAGATTCTTGTAAGGAGTTAAGGCTGCTGCAACATCTGAGCTTATCCAGCTGTCCTAATGTTACCTTTATGTCGGACATTATGGAAAACATGTCAAATCTAGAGTATTTGAGTTTAACATGCTGCTATCAATTGGAAGAGTTGCCTCGTCACATCACAAATCAGGTGTCTTTGAGAGAGCTCCATTTAGAACATATGTGGAACTTAAGGGAGATACCAGTGAAGATTGATCAACTGAACAAGTTACAAAAACTGTGTGTCGGGGGTGATTTATTGACAAGCTTGCCAGCCTCCCTCGGAGATTTGTCTTCCTTGACTGCACTGGAAATTACTAATAGCACCAGCATGGAATGTTTACCAGACTCTTTGGGGCGCCTGAGTCTCTTAGAGAGATTAGAGATAGACGATTTGGGAGTGAAATCTTTACCAGAATCAATTAGTCAGTTGACTAATCTGGAAAGTCTGTGGATATGTCGCTGTCCAATCAGCGAATTGGATCTTGGAGTGGGGTCTTTTAGTTCTTCCTTGTCCAAGCTTAAGACGATAGAACTATCAGATAATGATCTATTGTCCAAGATCTCTATCTCAAAAGACTGTTGCGCTGGCCTTGAGAGTCTCACGGTTGAAAAGAATAGAAATCTAACGGAGATAAAAGAGCTGCCAAGTTCGGTCAGAAATCTAGTTATAACTAGATGCCCCAAGTTGTCTGCGCTTCCCAGTTTTGCAGAATTAACTTCTCTTCGAGAATTTGAAATGATAGGTTGCTACCAAGTTAAGAAAATTGAAGGTTTAAATCATTGCAGAGAATTGGAGGCGCTGAAAGCATATACATGGTGGGAGATGCCGAATATAGAAAGCCTGGAGTACATGGAAAGATTGAGGGTGCTGCATCTCACGGGAATGAGGAAATCAGTTGTTGAAGGTTGCATTCAGGGCATGGAG AAATGGCCTGGCGAAATAATAGTTTCAACGCGAGCAGTGCGTAATGCAGCCTCACTTGTAAATTCCTTAGCCATTCCTACTCTCTCTGTCGTCGACTCCTGCTCTAACGTGCAAACTGAAAGAAAGCAAGGACCTAAATTGGTGTTTGAGCAACCCACCAATGGCAACGCAATTATTGTTTGTTTTGTAGTAAGGACTCCAGGTGGGGCACAGATGATTGGAGTTAGTGGAGATTCATTCAGTACATTATCATCTTATGCGAAGGTGGAGGAAGGGGCATGGGTATGGATAGGTCTGTTCACACAACGTTCTAAATGGTACACATCAAACGCCTACGAGGCACGTTTTTCAGGTGAAAATGGCATAGTGGAGAAAGGATTGGTTGCGATGGTAGAAGAGGATAGAGTTACAGAGGTTCTGCGCCGCCTATTGGCGGTGATGGAAATATGA
- the LOC131039546 gene encoding disease resistance protein RPV1 isoform X2, which translates to MLLKSITYCVVKEIKKLPFVVAEHPVGLDEIVQDFELTTLQSDRSHQDMQMVGIWGMGGSGKTTLAKKLYNNIYPSMEKASLILDIRDAANKNLLCDKQKKLLEDLGFKGLSVDNVEEGKAILASHLRSIRALIVLDDVDHVDQLNALLPYRGSESLIGSGALIIVTTRELEVLRCWDISSHYKMKPLSAIHAEQLFCWHAFLKSSPQNGFDELVEKFLEACSGLPLSFKVLGGQLYGNVNKDSWKTQLEKISRILPKDIKYKLKISYDALDEEEQEVFLDIACFFVGEKSDLAIEVWIGSGWSGLYSLERLRNKCLVEIDEKNYLVMHDHLRDLGREIANEQSPYRLWSPQQCIKIYNKQNEIGIGGIMASLARVLNNCLWFMIHNEEQIGIGIRGILTTSDEEFDDCSSHAGLMVNTSRGIRVLAPSRLGLRIIEAHGCNLIHVISEASGDLVWLRWFDIGQTNIQSIIPLKKLRVLELCENWRQADHRLLELWVDDCDAPLQLRELIISYCKEFRRFPNSIGRLKQLRKIVLDSTKHLESLPEEFCQLQSLEHLELNSCDGLSSLPNSMGNLRKLRHLSLLGCKKLGRLPDSCKELRLLQHLSLSSCPNVTFMSDIMENMSNLEYLSLTCCYQLEELPRHITNQVSLRELHLEHMWNLREIPVKIDQLNKLQKLCVGGDLLTSLPASLGDLSSLTALEITNSTSMECLPDSLGRLSLLERLEIDDLGVKSLPESISQLTNLESLWICRCPISELDLGVGSFSSSLSKLKTIELSDNDLLSKISISKDCCAGLESLTVEKNRNLTEIKELPSSVRNLVITRCPKLSALPSFAELTSLREFEMIGCYQVKKIEGLNHCRELEALKAYTWWEMPNIESLEYMERLRVLHLTGMRKSVVEGCIQGMEKWPGEIIVSTRAVRNAASLVNSLAIPTLSVVDSCSNVQTERKQGPKLVFEQPTNGNAIIVCFVVRTPGGAQMIGVSGDSFSTLSSYAKVEEGAWVWIGLFTQRSKWYTSNAYEARFSGENGIVEKGLVAMVEEDRVTEVLRRLLAVMEI; encoded by the exons ATGTTGCTGAAGAGTATTACTTATTGTGTTGTGAAAGAAATTAAAAAGTTACCATTCGTGGTCGCAGAACATCCTGTGGGTTTAGATGAAATTGTACAAGATTTTGAATTGACTACACTTCAATCTGACAGAAGTCATCAGGATATGCAAATGGTTGGAATATGGGGCATGGGTGGTTCTGGCAAGACCACTCTTGCTAAAaagttatataataatatatatccaTCTATGGAGAAGGCTAGCCTCATATTAGATATTAGAGATGCTGCTAACAAAAACTTGTTGTGCGATAAGCAGAAAAAGCTTTTGGAGGATCTTGGTTTCAAAGGTTTATCAGTTGACAATGTAGAAGAGGGGAAAGCAATTCTTGCAAGCCACTTGAGATCTATTCGGGCTTTAATTGTTCTGGATGATGTTGATCATGTGGATCAATTGAATGCTTTATTGCCCTATCGAGGATCTGAGAGTTTGATTGGGTCGGGTGCTTTGATTATTGTCACCACAAGAGAATTAGAAGTTCTTAGATGTTGGGACATCTCCTCCCACTATAAAATGAAACCATTGAGTGCAATTCATGCTGAGCAACTTTTTTGTTGGCATGCTTTTTTAAAATCATCTCCACAAAATGGATTTGATGAGCTTGTTGAAAAATTCTTAGAAGCTTGTAGTGGTTTGCCATTGTCTTTCAAAGTCCTTGGTGGGCAGCTGTATGGAAACGTAAACAAAGATTCCTGGAAGACTCAATTGGAGAAGATCTCTAGAATATTACCCAAGGATATCAAATATAAGCTGAAAATAAGTTATGATGCATTAGATGAGGAAGAGCAAGAGGTATTCTTGGATATTGCATGTTTCTTTGTTGGAGAAAAAAGTGATTTGGCAATTGAAGTATGGATTGGATCAGGGTGGAGTGGTTTGTACAGTTTGGAAAGGTTGAGGAATAAATGTCTTGTTGAAATAGATGAGAAAAATTACCTTGTAATGCATGATCATTTAAGAGATTTGGGAAGAGAAATTGCAAATGAGCAATCACCTTACCGACTTTGGTCTCCCCAACAATgtattaaaatttataataaacag AATGAAATAGGCATAGGAGGAATAATGGCCAGCTTAGCTCGAGTATTGAATAACTGTCTCTGGTTTATGATTCATAATGAAGAACAG ATTGGAATAGGTATTCGAGGAATACTAACCACATCTGATGAGGAGTTTGATGATTGCTCGTCGCACGCGGGACTAATGGTTAACACAAGCAGAGGAATTCGGGTCCTGGCGCCTTCTAGACTTGGACTAAGAATTATTGAGGCTCATGGTTGTAATTTAATTCATGTAATTAGCGAAGCATCAGGAGATTTGGTCTGGCTTCGCTGGTTTGATATCGGGCAGACAAATATTCAGTCAATAATTCCACTAAAAAAATTGAGGGTTCTAGAACTATGTGAAAATTGGAGGCAGGCAGATCATCGCTTACTAGAGCTTTGGGTGGATGACTGCGAT GCTCCTTTACAGTTAAGAGAGTTGATTATTTCTTATTGCAAAGAATTCAGAAGGTTTCCAAACTCAATAGGACGCCTCAAGCAATTGAGAAAAATAGTCCTGGATTCGACGAAGCATTTGGAAAGTCTTCCAGAAGAATTCTGCCAACTACAATCGCTGGAGCACCTGGAATTAAACAGTTGTGATGGGTTGTCATCACTACCGAACAGTATGGGTAATTTGAGAAAACTACGGCATCTAAGTTTGTTGGGGTGCAAGAAATTGGGGAGGTTACCAGATTCTTGTAAGGAGTTAAGGCTGCTGCAACATCTGAGCTTATCCAGCTGTCCTAATGTTACCTTTATGTCGGACATTATGGAAAACATGTCAAATCTAGAGTATTTGAGTTTAACATGCTGCTATCAATTGGAAGAGTTGCCTCGTCACATCACAAATCAGGTGTCTTTGAGAGAGCTCCATTTAGAACATATGTGGAACTTAAGGGAGATACCAGTGAAGATTGATCAACTGAACAAGTTACAAAAACTGTGTGTCGGGGGTGATTTATTGACAAGCTTGCCAGCCTCCCTCGGAGATTTGTCTTCCTTGACTGCACTGGAAATTACTAATAGCACCAGCATGGAATGTTTACCAGACTCTTTGGGGCGCCTGAGTCTCTTAGAGAGATTAGAGATAGACGATTTGGGAGTGAAATCTTTACCAGAATCAATTAGTCAGTTGACTAATCTGGAAAGTCTGTGGATATGTCGCTGTCCAATCAGCGAATTGGATCTTGGAGTGGGGTCTTTTAGTTCTTCCTTGTCCAAGCTTAAGACGATAGAACTATCAGATAATGATCTATTGTCCAAGATCTCTATCTCAAAAGACTGTTGCGCTGGCCTTGAGAGTCTCACGGTTGAAAAGAATAGAAATCTAACGGAGATAAAAGAGCTGCCAAGTTCGGTCAGAAATCTAGTTATAACTAGATGCCCCAAGTTGTCTGCGCTTCCCAGTTTTGCAGAATTAACTTCTCTTCGAGAATTTGAAATGATAGGTTGCTACCAAGTTAAGAAAATTGAAGGTTTAAATCATTGCAGAGAATTGGAGGCGCTGAAAGCATATACATGGTGGGAGATGCCGAATATAGAAAGCCTGGAGTACATGGAAAGATTGAGGGTGCTGCATCTCACGGGAATGAGGAAATCAGTTGTTGAAGGTTGCATTCAGGGCATGGAG AAATGGCCTGGCGAAATAATAGTTTCAACGCGAGCAGTGCGTAATGCAGCCTCACTTGTAAATTCCTTAGCCATTCCTACTCTCTCTGTCGTCGACTCCTGCTCTAACGTGCAAACTGAAAGAAAGCAAGGACCTAAATTGGTGTTTGAGCAACCCACCAATGGCAACGCAATTATTGTTTGTTTTGTAGTAAGGACTCCAGGTGGGGCACAGATGATTGGAGTTAGTGGAGATTCATTCAGTACATTATCATCTTATGCGAAGGTGGAGGAAGGGGCATGGGTATGGATAGGTCTGTTCACACAACGTTCTAAATGGTACACATCAAACGCCTACGAGGCACGTTTTTCAGGTGAAAATGGCATAGTGGAGAAAGGATTGGTTGCGATGGTAGAAGAGGATAGAGTTACAGAGGTTCTGCGCCGCCTATTGGCGGTGATGGAAATATGA